The Buchnera aphidicola (Chaitophorus sp. 3695) genomic sequence CCTTGAGAAAAAGGTTTTCTATTAAATGCTTGATGTTTAATAGTAATTTCTTCTCCTTTAGTTGAAAATAATATAGAATGTTTTCCTACTGTTTTTCCTGCTCTAATACTACTAAAACCTATTTCATTTTTTTTTCTATGATAATTTGATTTATTTCTATCATATACAGCAATATCATGAAAATTTAGTTTCATGTTTTTTGCAATAAATTTTCCTAAAGTAATAGCTGTTCCAGATGGTGAATCAATTTTATGACGATGATGTGATTCTATGATTTCAATATCAGATCTTTTTCCAATTTTTTTCGTAGTAGTTTTTAAAAGATTTAAAATTAAATTAATTCCTATACTGAAATTTGTAGAATGTAAAATACTAATTTTTTTAGATTTTTTTTTTATATCTAGATAATTTTCTTGAGATAAACCAGTTGTTCCAATTATTATTTTTTTATTATGTTTATAACAAAAATTTAAATTTTTTATAGTATTTTGAGGATTTGTAAAATCTATTAATATATCAAAATCTTTTGGATTTTTTATTTTTGTATAAATATTTATTTTATTTTTTTTTAATTTTTTAAGTATTTTTGAATCTTTTTTTTTTATATCTTTATTTTTTTTAATAATAATTGTATTTAATTTAAGTTTTTCAAAATTTTTTATTTCTTTTATTAAACATTTACCCATTTTTCCTAGTGCTCCAGAAATAGCAATTTTAATAATTTTTTTATGCATGATTTAATTTATCCTATAATTTTTTTTATTATTTTATAAAGTATATTTTATATAAAATAATTTTTTAAAATATTTCAGTTATATATTTTAAAAATATAAATTTTTTCATAATATAAGTAAAATATTTTTTTAATTTAAAAAAATAAAAATATTATTGAAAAAATTTTTATAACTTTTTCTT encodes the following:
- the dapB gene encoding 4-hydroxy-tetrahydrodipicolinate reductase; this translates as MHKKIIKIAISGALGKMGKCLIKEIKNFEKLKLNTIIIKKNKDIKKKDSKILKKLKKNKINIYTKIKNPKDFDILIDFTNPQNTIKNLNFCYKHNKKIIIGTTGLSQENYLDIKKKSKKISILHSTNFSIGINLILNLLKTTTKKIGKRSDIEIIESHHRHKIDSPSGTAITLGKFIAKNMKLNFHDIAVYDRNKSNYHRKKNEIGFSSIRAGKTVGKHSILFSTKGEEITIKHQAFNRKPFSQGALEGAIWIYNKKNGLFTINDVLNKL